One stretch of Lemur catta isolate mLemCat1 chromosome 2, mLemCat1.pri, whole genome shotgun sequence DNA includes these proteins:
- the RBAK gene encoding RB-associated KRAB zinc finger protein: MQQKMNKLQGPVSFKDVAVDFTQEEWQQLDPEEKITYRDVMLENYSNLVSVGYDITKPNVIIKLEQGEEPWIIEGEFSCQTHPEEVWKVDLIERIQENEDKHSRQSVYISSKTLTEERENTFDKTYMETSLVPSSIIAHNCVSCGKNLESTSELISSDGSYATKKPDECNECGKTYHGEKPYEFNQNVDTYSQNEEGVLQKINILEKPFEYNECMEALDSEAVFITHKRAYMGDKPYQWNDSGPDFIQMSNFNTYQRSQMEMKPFECNECGKSFCKKSKFIIHQRAHTGEKPYECNICGKSFSQKGTLTVHRRSHLEEKPYKCNECGKTFCQKLHLTQHLRTHSGEKPYECNECGKTFCQKTHLTLHQRNHSGERPYPCNECGKSFSRKSALSDHQRTHTGEKLYKCNDCGKSYYRKSTLITHQRTHTGEKPYQCSECGKFFSRVSYLTIHYRSHLEEKPYECNECGKTFNLNSAFIRHRKVHTEGKPHQCSECGKFSELSYLSDHHATHLGEKPYECNECGKTFLVSSAFDGHQSLPKGEKSYECNICGKLFSELSYYTEHYRSHSEEKPYGCNECGKTFSHNSSLFRHQRVHTGEKPYECYECGKFFSQKSYLTIHHRIHSGEKPYECSKCGKVFSRMSNLTVHYRSHSGEKPYECNECGKVFSQKSYLTVHYRTHSGEKPYECNECGKKFHHRSAFNSHQRIHRRGNMNVLDVGNL; the protein is encoded by the exons ATGcagcagaaaatgaacaaattgcaG GGGCCTGTGTCATTCAAGGATGTGGCTGTGGACTTCACCCAGGAGGAGTGGCAGCAGCTGGATCCCGAAGAGAAGATAACATACAGggatgtgatgctggagaactacAGCAATCTAGTTTCTGTGG GGTATGATATTACCAAACCAAATGTGATCATTAAGTTGGAGCAGGGGGAAGAGCCATGGATAATAGAAGGTGAATTCTCATGTCAGACTCATCCAG aAGAAGTCTGGAAAGTTGACCTGATAGAGAGAATccaagaaaatgaagacaaacatTCAAGGCAATCTGTTTATATCAGTAGCAAAACCCTgactgaagagagagagaatacttTTGATAAAACTTATATGGAAACAAGCCTTGTTCCTTCAAGCATAATAGCTCATAATTGTGTCTCATGTGGAAAGAATTTAGAATCCACTTCAGAATTAATTAGTAGTGATGGAAGCTATGCCACAAAAAAGCCTGATgagtgtaatgaatgtgggaaaacatatcatggagagaaaccctatgaatttAATCAAAATGTGGACACCTATTCTCAAAATGAAGAAGGTGTTCtccagaaaattaatattttggagaAACCCTTTGAATACAATGAATGCATGGAAGCCTTAGATAGTGAAGCTGTTTTCATTACTCACAAGAGAGCTTACATGGGGGACAAACCCTATCAGTGGAATGATTCTGGACCAGACTTCATACAGATGTCAAATTTTAACACGTACCAGAGATCACAAATGGAAATGAAGCCCTTTGAatgcaatgaatgtggaaaatccttctgtaaaaagtcaaaatttattatacatcAGAGGgctcacacaggagagaaaccttatgaatgtaacATATGTGGGAAATCCTTTAGTCAAAAGGGAACCCTCACTGTACATCGGAGATCACACTTAGAGGAGAAGCcctataaatgtaatgaatgtgggaaaaccttTTGCCAGAAGTTACACCTCACTCAGCATCTGAGAACTCAttcaggagagaaaccctatgaatgtaatgaatgtggaaaaaccTTCTGCCAAAAGACACACCTCACCCTCCACCAGAGAAATCATTCAGGAGAGAGGCCCTATCCATGTAATGAGTGTGGGAAGTCCTTCTCCCGCAAGTCAGCTCTCAGTGACCATCAGAGAacacacacaggggagaaacTTTATAAATGTAATGATTGTGGAAAATCCTACTACCGAAAGTCTACCCTTATTACACATCAAAGaacacacacaggagagaaaccctatcaATGTAGTGAATGTGGAAAATTCTTTTCCCGGGTGTCATACCTCACTATACATTATAGGAGTCATTTAgaagagaaaccctatgaatgtaatgaatgtggcaaaaCCTTCAATTTAAATTCAGCCTTTATCAGACATCGGAAAGTACACACAGAAGGGAAACCCCATCAATGTAGTGAATGTGGAAAGTTCTCTGAATTGTCATATCTCAGTGACCATCATGCAACTCATttaggagagaaaccctatgaatgtaatgaatgtggaaaaaccTTCCTTGTAAGTTCGGCCTTTGATGGGCACCAGTCACTTCCAAAAGGGGAGAAATCCTATGAATGTAATATATGTGGAAAATTATTCTCTGAGTTGTCATACTACACTGAACATTATAGAAGTCATTCAGAAGAGAAACCCTATGggtgtaatgaatgtgggaaaaccttCTCCCATAATTCATCCCTATTTAGACATCAAAGAGTACACACaggtgagaaaccctatgaatgttatGAATGTGGGAAATTCTTCTCTCAGAAGTCATATCTCACTATACATCATCGAATTCATtcaggagagaaaccttatgaatgtagtAAATGTGGAAAAGTCTTCTCTCGTATGTCAAACCTCACTGTACACTATAGAAGCCAttcaggagagaaaccctatgaatgtaatgaatgtgggaaagtcTTTTCTCAGAAATCATACCTCACCGTACATTATAGAACTCATtcaggagagaaaccttatgaatgtaatgAGTGTGGGAAAAAATTCCACCACAGATCAGCCTTCAATAGCCATCAGAGAATTCATAGAAGAGGAAACATGAATGTACTTGATGTAGGAAATCTCTGA